Proteins encoded together in one Quercus lobata isolate SW786 chromosome 3, ValleyOak3.0 Primary Assembly, whole genome shotgun sequence window:
- the LOC115979357 gene encoding probable xyloglucan endotransglucosylase/hydrolase protein 33 — protein MAFLQDKILYSGLLVFCMTILVSSHSRPYSPPSVAHLTDYFPHVSIDQGFSKSFGGSNIQLISNGSMANLALDKTSGAGLVSKNKYYYGFFSAAIKLPSGLSSGVVVAFYLSNADTFPHTHDEVDIELLGHDKRNDWAFQTNIYANGSVSTGREEKFYLWFDPTEQHHQYSIIWNSYHTVFLVDNIPVREFIHNSAFSFVYPSKPMSVYATIWDGSEWATHGGKYPVNYKYAPFVVSFANVEMSGCIWNPTAPVSSCSKAGTSSYDPVEGPEFVKLSKQQIEAMDWARRKLMFYSYCKDTSRFKVLPPECK, from the exons ATGGCTTTTCTGCAAGACAAAATACTCTATTCAGGTCTCTTAGTCTTCTGCATGACCATATTGGTGTCTTCACATAGTAGACCTTACTCGCCTCCAAGTGTTGCACATTTAACAGATTACTTTCCACATGTCTCAATTGATCAAGGCTTTTCTAAGTCCTTTGGAGGCTCAAACATCCAGCTAATCAGTAATGGTTCCATGGCCAATCTTGCTCTTGACAAAACATCAG GAGCTGGATTGGtctcaaaaaacaaatattactatgGATTCTTCAGTGCTGCAATTAAGCTGCCATCTGGTCTCTCATCTGGAGTTGTAGTAGCCTTCTAT TTGTCAAATGCAGATACTTTCCCTCATACCCATGATGAGGTTGACATAGAGCTGCTTGGTCATGATAAAAGAAACGACTGGGccttccaaacaaatatatacgCTAATGGAAGTGTAAGCACTGGAAGGGAAGAGAAATTCTATCTCTGGTTTGACCCAACAGAGCAGCATCATCAATACAGCATCATCTGGAACAGCTATCATACAGT GTTTCTAGTGGACAACATACCTGTAAGAGAGTTTATTCACAACAGTGCCTTCTCTTTTGTTTATCCATCAAAACCCATGTCAGTTTATGCAACAATTTGGGATGGCTCAGAGTGGGCAACTCATGGAGGAAAATACCCAGTAAATTACAAATATGCTCCATTTGTAGTTTCTTTTGCGAATGTGGAAATGAGTGGCTGCATATGGAATCCAACGGCTCCAGTTTCTTCATGTTCTAAGGCTGGTACTTCTAGTTATGACCCTGTTGAGGGACCAGAGTTTGTTAAGCTATCAAAGCAGCAGATTGAAGCAATGGACTGGGCAAGAAGGAAGCTAATGTTCTACTCTTATTGTAAAGATACATCCAGATTTAAGGTCCTGCCACCTGAGTGCAAGTAA
- the LOC115981216 gene encoding uncharacterized protein LOC115981216, with amino-acid sequence MRNIEGASLPRRFHQPTFTIYNGRTDPVEHVSYFNQRMAVHSKDEALMCKVFPSNLGLVAMRWFNGLRANSIDSFKKLTRAFGARFITCSRVPRSLGSLLSMSMREGETLKAYSNSYWEMFNEIDGNYDDVAISIFKAGLLAKHDLRKSLTGKLVSSVHQLMDRIDKYIRVEETKYRGKERLR; translated from the coding sequence ATGCGAAATATAGAAGGTGCGAGTCTTCCTCGGCGATTCCATCAGCCCACgttcaccatttataatggtCGAACAGATCCAGTGGAACATGTTAGTTATTTCAATCAAAGGATGGCTGTTCATTCTAAAGATGAGGCTTTGATGTGTAAGGTCTTTCCATCTAACTTGGGCCTAGTGgcaatgagatggttcaatggtttaAGGGCGAATTCTATTGATTCCTTTAAGAAACTCACTCGGGCCTTTGGTGCTCGCTTTATCACTTGTAGTAGGGTTCCTCGGTCTTTGGGATCCTTGTTATCTATGTCCATGCGGGAGGGGGAAACTCTGAAGGCCTACTCAAATAGCtactgggagatgtttaatgaaatagacGGAAACTATGACGATGTGGCCATTAGTATTTTCAAGGCTGGCCTCCTAGCCAAGCATGACCTGAGGAAGTCTTTAACTGGTAAACTTGTTAGCAGTGTGCACCAACTTATGGATCGGATTGATAAGTACATAAGGGTAGAGGAAACCAAAtacaggggaaaggaaaggctaaggtga